In Streptomyces sp. SN-593, a single genomic region encodes these proteins:
- a CDS encoding MBL fold metallo-hydrolase — protein sequence MTAPQPPGRPQPTVGGTATARALCVLAPNPSPMTLDGTNTWVVAEPGSPLAVVIDPGPLDEEHLARVVATVEEQGRRVALTLLTHGHPDHAEGAGRFAELTGTPVRALDPALRLGEEGLAAGDTVTTGGLELRVIATPGHTADSLSFHLPADRAVLTGDTVLGRGTTVVAHPDGRLGDYLDSLRRLQSLTVDAEVDTVLPGHGPVLDDARGAVEFYLAHRAHRLAQVETAVESGLRTAADVVAHVYADVDRALWPAAELSVRAQLDYLREHGLIELP from the coding sequence GTGACCGCCCCCCAGCCGCCGGGCCGACCGCAGCCCACCGTCGGCGGCACCGCCACCGCCCGGGCGCTGTGCGTCCTGGCGCCCAACCCGTCGCCGATGACACTCGACGGCACCAACACCTGGGTCGTCGCCGAGCCCGGCTCCCCGCTGGCGGTCGTCATCGACCCCGGGCCGCTGGACGAGGAGCACCTGGCCCGGGTGGTCGCCACCGTCGAGGAGCAGGGCCGCCGGGTCGCGCTGACCCTGCTCACCCACGGCCACCCGGACCACGCGGAGGGCGCGGGCCGCTTCGCCGAGCTGACCGGCACCCCGGTGCGCGCCCTCGACCCGGCGCTGCGGCTGGGCGAGGAGGGCCTGGCCGCGGGGGACACCGTGACCACCGGCGGCCTGGAGCTGCGGGTGATCGCCACCCCCGGGCACACCGCCGACTCACTCTCCTTCCACCTGCCCGCCGACCGGGCGGTGCTGACCGGCGACACCGTGCTGGGCCGCGGCACCACGGTGGTCGCCCACCCCGACGGCCGCCTCGGCGACTACCTGGACTCCCTGCGCCGGCTCCAGTCGCTGACCGTGGACGCCGAGGTGGACACGGTCCTGCCCGGCCACGGCCCGGTGCTCGACGACGCGCGCGGCGCCGTCGAGTTCTACCTCGCCCACCGCGCGCACCGCCTGGCCCAGGTCGAGACCGCCGTCGAGTCCGGGCTGCGCACCGCCGCCGACGTGGTCGCCCACGTCTACGCCGACGTCGACCGCGCGCTCTGGCCCGCCGCCGAGCTGTCGGTCCGCGCCCAACTCGACTACCTGCGCGAACACGGACTGATCGAACTGCCATGA
- a CDS encoding SLATT domain-containing protein, whose translation MSQPDTFPGGPSRDEPSRRARRHGHPRDLRTAPLAPGDWGEPAARLDEMYRWVEEGALRTAEWYLLGRLPKRRAARALRFGATVCGAAAAALPLVELAGTGAPARWGYLALLLAGACVAADRLFGLTTGWMRDMATAQAVQRRIEALRFDWAAEGVREVLGPAEGTGAEAVERCLGILRGFCEDVADLVRGETSEWMAGFGAHTAAAAARTRSPSRTPLPLPRPAPPRPTRLTMPRQRPPEGPRF comes from the coding sequence GTGAGCCAGCCTGACACGTTTCCCGGGGGTCCGTCCCGGGACGAGCCCTCGCGGCGGGCGCGGCGCCACGGCCACCCCCGGGACCTGCGCACGGCGCCCCTTGCGCCCGGGGACTGGGGCGAGCCCGCCGCGCGCCTCGACGAGATGTACCGGTGGGTGGAGGAGGGGGCGCTGCGCACCGCGGAGTGGTACCTGCTCGGCCGGCTGCCGAAGCGGCGGGCGGCCCGCGCGCTGCGCTTCGGCGCCACCGTCTGCGGCGCGGCCGCCGCCGCGCTGCCCCTGGTCGAACTCGCCGGCACCGGGGCGCCGGCCCGCTGGGGCTACCTGGCGCTGCTGCTCGCCGGCGCCTGCGTCGCCGCCGACCGGCTGTTCGGGCTCACCACCGGGTGGATGCGGGACATGGCGACCGCGCAGGCGGTGCAGCGCCGGATCGAGGCGCTGCGTTTCGACTGGGCCGCCGAGGGCGTCCGGGAGGTGCTGGGTCCGGCGGAGGGCACCGGGGCGGAGGCGGTCGAGCGCTGCCTCGGCATCCTGCGCGGTTTCTGCGAGGACGTCGCGGACCTCGTCCGCGGGGAGACCTCCGAGTGGATGGCGGGCTTCGGCGCCCACACCGCCGCGGCCGCCGCCCGCACCCGCTCTCCCTCACGCACCCCGCTCCCGCTCCCGCGCCCGGCCCCACCCCGCCCGACCCGTCTCACCATGCCCCGCCAACGCCCCCCGGAGGGACCGAGGTTCTGA
- the purD gene encoding phosphoribosylamine--glycine ligase, translating into MKVLVIGGGAREHALCRSLSLDPEVTSLHCAPGNAGIAEVAALHPVDALDGAAVAGLAAELGADLVVVGPEAPLVAGVADAVRERGIDCFGPSREAAALEGSKAFAKDVMAAAGVPTARSYVCTTPEEVDTALDAFGAPYVVKDDGLAAGKGVVVTEDLAVARAHALACGRVVIEEFLDGPEVSLFAVTDGETVLPLQPAQDFKRALDADEGPNTGGMGAYSPLPWADPKLVEEVQRTVLQPTVDELRRRGTPFAGLLYAGLAITSRGVRVIEFNARFGDPETQVVLARLRTPLAGLLRAAATGQLATLPELRWSDGAAVTVVIASYNYPGTPRTGDPITGLADVAADDEHAYVLHAGTRTEQDGRIVSAGGRVLSVTATGSSLSKARERAYRAVARIGLDGAHHRSDIAAKAAADH; encoded by the coding sequence GTGAAGGTCCTTGTCATCGGCGGCGGTGCCCGCGAACACGCCCTGTGCCGCTCCCTGTCCCTCGACCCCGAGGTCACCTCGCTGCACTGCGCGCCCGGCAACGCCGGCATCGCGGAGGTCGCCGCGCTGCACCCGGTCGACGCCCTGGACGGTGCCGCCGTCGCCGGCCTCGCCGCGGAGCTCGGCGCCGACCTCGTCGTGGTCGGCCCGGAGGCGCCGCTGGTCGCCGGGGTCGCCGACGCCGTACGGGAGCGGGGCATCGACTGCTTCGGCCCGTCCCGGGAGGCCGCCGCGCTGGAGGGCTCCAAGGCGTTCGCCAAGGACGTGATGGCCGCCGCCGGGGTGCCGACCGCCCGGTCGTACGTCTGCACCACGCCGGAGGAGGTCGACACGGCGCTGGACGCGTTCGGCGCGCCCTACGTGGTGAAGGACGACGGGCTCGCCGCCGGCAAGGGCGTCGTCGTGACCGAGGACCTGGCCGTCGCCCGGGCGCACGCGCTCGCCTGCGGCCGGGTGGTGATCGAGGAGTTCCTCGACGGGCCCGAGGTATCGCTCTTCGCGGTGACCGACGGCGAGACGGTGCTGCCGCTCCAGCCCGCACAGGACTTCAAGCGCGCGCTGGACGCCGACGAGGGTCCCAACACCGGGGGCATGGGGGCCTACTCGCCGCTGCCGTGGGCCGATCCGAAGCTGGTCGAGGAGGTGCAGCGGACCGTGCTCCAGCCGACCGTCGACGAGCTGCGCCGCCGCGGCACGCCCTTCGCCGGGCTGCTGTACGCGGGGCTGGCGATCACCTCGCGCGGCGTGCGGGTGATCGAGTTCAACGCGCGCTTCGGTGATCCCGAGACCCAGGTGGTGCTGGCAAGGCTGCGCACCCCGCTGGCGGGCCTGCTGCGGGCGGCCGCCACCGGCCAGCTCGCCACCCTGCCGGAGCTGCGCTGGAGCGATGGCGCGGCGGTGACCGTGGTCATCGCGTCGTACAACTACCCCGGCACCCCGCGGACCGGCGACCCCATCACCGGGCTCGCCGACGTCGCGGCCGACGACGAGCACGCCTACGTCCTGCACGCCGGCACCCGTACGGAGCAGGACGGACGGATCGTCTCGGCCGGCGGCCGGGTGCTGTCCGTGACGGCGACCGGGTCGAGCCTGTCCAAGGCCCGCGAGCGCGCCTACCGCGCGGTCGCCCGCATCGGCCTGGACGGCGCCCACCACCGCAGCGACATCGCGGCCAAGGCCGCCGCCGACCACTGA
- a CDS encoding GntR family transcriptional regulator: MRDGGGPQVRRSSLRQQIADALRDEILTGRLQSGRRFTVKEIAETYGVSATPVREALVDLAAQGLLEVEQHRGFQVRQFTAADFRSLTEARTFVVDAAFRWMTEYGTADPSPEAIASVRRRAEAAARAAQTGVLDVLIGCDLRFWRELAVMGGNPHLSEFLDRVRAQAWIYAVPHLRSLADLAGVCWSDHIALADALADRDTATALHLTHEYGEHTLALVERLATARS; encoded by the coding sequence ATGCGGGACGGCGGCGGGCCGCAGGTGCGGCGCAGCAGCCTGCGCCAGCAGATCGCCGACGCGCTGCGCGACGAGATCCTCACCGGCCGCCTCCAGTCCGGGCGCCGCTTCACCGTCAAGGAGATCGCCGAGACGTACGGGGTCTCCGCCACCCCGGTCCGCGAGGCGCTCGTCGACCTCGCCGCGCAGGGCCTGCTGGAGGTCGAGCAGCACCGCGGCTTCCAGGTGCGGCAGTTCACCGCGGCCGACTTCCGCTCGCTCACCGAGGCGCGCACCTTCGTGGTGGACGCGGCCTTCCGCTGGATGACCGAGTACGGCACCGCCGACCCGTCGCCCGAGGCGATCGCGTCCGTACGGCGCCGCGCCGAGGCCGCCGCGCGGGCCGCGCAGACCGGCGTGCTGGACGTGCTGATCGGCTGCGACCTGCGGTTCTGGCGGGAGCTGGCGGTCATGGGCGGCAACCCGCACCTGAGCGAGTTCCTGGACCGGGTGCGCGCCCAGGCGTGGATCTACGCGGTGCCGCACCTGCGCTCGCTGGCCGACCTCGCGGGCGTGTGCTGGTCCGACCACATCGCCCTGGCCGACGCCTTGGCCGACCGCGACACCGCCACCGCGCTGCACCTCACGCACGAGTACGGCGAGCACACCCTCGCGCTGGTCGAGAGGCTCGCGACGGCGCGCTCCTGA
- a CDS encoding diacylglycerol kinase family protein, with protein sequence MSAHVPAGHSLLVVIDPAARATDGESVRIAKDVLCAGAASVKMAFPESAEEAERALTHRGRRHLVVLGDDAALLRTVNVLRRERTLHDSPVSMVPIGPRSTLAHALGVPAQVPAAARAVLDGVERELDLLVDESGGIVLGTLSLPYGMPVAHTAAHWWTPVEKTARSLVRTLTSPIPVNGSAPQHRQRLRVEADGVVLADLDEPVHEVSVRPAPTGLAEVSVRRAPGSAQVSTRARTVTVSGRDFRYRADSAITGPVRTRTWTVEPSAWRLTVPR encoded by the coding sequence GTGTCGGCTCACGTCCCGGCCGGGCATTCCCTGCTCGTCGTCATCGACCCCGCCGCACGCGCCACCGACGGCGAATCCGTCCGGATCGCCAAGGACGTGCTGTGTGCCGGCGCGGCGTCGGTGAAGATGGCTTTCCCCGAGTCCGCGGAGGAGGCCGAGCGGGCGCTGACCCATCGCGGCCGGCGCCACCTGGTGGTGCTCGGCGACGACGCGGCCCTGCTGCGCACGGTCAACGTGCTGCGGCGCGAGCGCACCCTGCACGACTCGCCGGTGTCGATGGTGCCGATCGGGCCGCGCTCCACGCTGGCGCACGCGCTGGGGGTGCCGGCGCAGGTCCCCGCGGCGGCCCGCGCGGTGCTCGACGGGGTGGAGCGCGAGCTGGACCTGCTGGTCGACGAGAGCGGCGGCATCGTGCTCGGCACGCTCAGCCTCCCGTACGGCATGCCCGTCGCGCACACCGCCGCGCACTGGTGGACACCGGTGGAGAAGACCGCCCGCTCCCTGGTGCGCACCCTCACCTCGCCGATCCCGGTCAACGGCAGCGCGCCGCAGCACCGCCAGCGGCTGCGGGTCGAGGCCGACGGGGTGGTGCTCGCCGACCTGGACGAGCCGGTGCACGAGGTGTCGGTGCGGCCGGCGCCCACCGGGCTCGCGGAGGTCTCCGTCCGCCGCGCCCCGGGCTCCGCGCAGGTGTCCACCCGGGCGCGCACGGTCACCGTCTCGGGCCGCGACTTCCGCTACCGGGCCGACTCGGCGATCACCGGGCCGGTCCGGACCCGGACGTGGACGGTGGAGCCGTCGGCCTGGCGGCTGACGGTGCCGCGGTAG
- a CDS encoding DUF952 domain-containing protein: MILHLTERPLWDQARAVGSYELSTRGRTLGDVGFIHCSLRHQLPAVAALLYGAEPDRADLVVLVIEVARLGVPVRYEPPVPGAEEFPHVYGPLPVGAVVAVEPWPGA, encoded by the coding sequence CTGATCCTCCACCTCACCGAGCGCCCCCTGTGGGACCAGGCCCGCGCGGTGGGCAGCTACGAACTGTCCACCCGCGGCCGCACCCTCGGCGACGTGGGCTTCATCCACTGCTCGCTGCGCCACCAGCTCCCGGCGGTCGCCGCGCTGCTCTACGGCGCCGAGCCGGACCGCGCCGACCTGGTCGTCCTCGTGATCGAGGTGGCCCGGCTCGGCGTGCCGGTCCGCTACGAGCCGCCGGTCCCGGGAGCCGAGGAGTTCCCGCACGTCTACGGCCCGCTGCCGGTCGGCGCGGTGGTCGCGGTCGAGCCGTGGCCGGGGGCCTGA
- a CDS encoding DUF4177 domain-containing protein: MAKKWEYATVPLLVHATKQILDNWGEDGWELVQVVPGPNTEQLVAYLKREKE; the protein is encoded by the coding sequence ATGGCGAAGAAGTGGGAGTACGCGACCGTACCGCTGCTGGTGCACGCGACGAAGCAGATCCTGGACAACTGGGGCGAGGACGGCTGGGAGCTGGTCCAGGTCGTTCCGGGCCCGAACACCGAGCAGCTCGTGGCGTACCTGAAGCGGGAGAAGGAATGA
- a CDS encoding RidA family protein: protein MSGLVASRLADLGLTLPEVVPPLAAYQPAVRSGAYVFTSGQLPMVAGKLPVTGKVGAEVSPEQAKELAATCALNALAAVRSVAGDLDRIARVVKVVGFVASAPDFTGQPAVVNGASELLGAVLGDRGVHARSAVGVAVLPLDAPVEVEIQVELAD, encoded by the coding sequence ATGAGCGGGCTCGTCGCGTCGCGCCTCGCCGACCTGGGGCTGACCCTGCCCGAGGTGGTGCCGCCGCTGGCCGCCTACCAGCCTGCGGTCCGCTCCGGCGCGTACGTCTTCACCTCGGGCCAGTTGCCGATGGTCGCCGGGAAGCTGCCGGTGACCGGCAAGGTCGGTGCCGAGGTCAGCCCCGAGCAGGCCAAGGAGCTCGCCGCGACCTGCGCGCTGAACGCCCTCGCGGCGGTCCGCTCGGTGGCAGGCGACCTGGACCGGATCGCCCGGGTGGTCAAGGTGGTCGGCTTCGTCGCCTCGGCGCCCGACTTCACCGGCCAGCCCGCGGTGGTCAACGGCGCCAGCGAGCTGCTCGGCGCGGTGCTGGGGGACCGCGGCGTGCACGCCCGCAGTGCGGTCGGCGTCGCGGTGCTGCCGCTGGACGCGCCGGTCGAGGTCGAGATCCAGGTCGAACTGGCCGACTGA
- a CDS encoding cytochrome P450, whose translation MFAPWSPAFVQDPYPAYAALRAAGRAHRFDPTDQWLVPHHDDVSALLRDRRLGRTYLHRFTHEEFGRTPPPPEHEPFTTLNGNGMLDLEAPVHTRIRRLVAKAFTPRMVDDLAPTVHRLAAELIAGLRADGGGDLLARVAEPLPVAVIAEMLGVPPADRGLLRPWSSAITGMFELNPSEETARRAVRASEEFSAYLRDLIATRRRAPGGDLISALIAAHDDGDVLSEQEMVSTCVLLLNAGHEATVNSTTLGWLQLFRHPDQLRLLGEAVRGASTGPGASTGTGTGTGGSAGDDLLRGAVEEMLRYDTPLQLFERWVLDDIEIGGTTIPRGSEVALLFGSANRDPARFTDPDRFDITRPAAANKHVTFGAGIHFCLGAPLARLELAASFGAFLRDAPGMRLVEEPAWRPGYVIRGPEELLVTW comes from the coding sequence CTGTTCGCGCCCTGGTCGCCCGCCTTCGTCCAGGACCCGTACCCCGCCTACGCGGCCCTGCGGGCGGCCGGCCGCGCCCACCGTTTCGACCCCACCGACCAGTGGCTCGTGCCGCACCACGACGACGTCAGCGCCCTGCTGCGGGACCGCCGGCTCGGCCGTACCTACCTGCACCGCTTCACGCACGAGGAGTTCGGCCGGACGCCTCCGCCGCCTGAGCACGAGCCGTTCACGACCCTCAACGGCAACGGGATGCTGGACCTCGAAGCGCCGGTGCACACCCGTATCCGGCGCCTGGTCGCCAAGGCGTTCACCCCGCGCATGGTGGACGACCTCGCGCCGACCGTGCACCGGCTGGCCGCCGAGCTGATCGCCGGGCTGCGCGCGGACGGCGGGGGCGACCTGCTGGCCCGCGTCGCCGAGCCGCTGCCGGTCGCGGTCATCGCCGAGATGCTCGGGGTGCCGCCCGCCGACCGCGGGCTGCTGCGTCCGTGGTCCTCGGCGATCACCGGGATGTTCGAGTTGAACCCGAGCGAGGAGACCGCGCGGCGCGCGGTGCGGGCCAGCGAGGAGTTCTCCGCCTACCTGCGCGACCTGATCGCCACCCGCCGCCGCGCGCCGGGCGGCGACCTGATCAGCGCGCTGATCGCCGCACACGACGACGGCGACGTGCTCAGCGAGCAGGAGATGGTCTCCACCTGCGTACTGCTGCTCAACGCCGGCCACGAGGCCACGGTGAACAGCACGACCCTCGGCTGGCTCCAGCTCTTCCGCCACCCCGACCAGCTCCGCCTGCTCGGCGAGGCGGTCCGCGGCGCGTCCACGGGCCCCGGCGCGTCCACAGGCACAGGCACAGGCACCGGCGGCTCGGCCGGAGACGACCTGCTGCGCGGCGCCGTCGAGGAGATGCTCCGCTACGACACCCCGCTCCAGCTCTTCGAGCGCTGGGTGCTGGACGACATCGAGATCGGAGGCACCACGATCCCGCGCGGCAGCGAGGTGGCGCTGCTCTTCGGCTCCGCCAACCGCGACCCGGCACGCTTCACCGACCCCGACCGCTTCGACATCACCCGGCCCGCGGCGGCGAACAAGCACGTCACCTTCGGTGCGGGCATCCACTTCTGCCTGGGCGCGCCGCTGGCCCGGCTCGAACTGGCCGCGTCCTTCGGCGCCTTCCTGCGCGACGCCCCCGGCATGCGGCTGGTCGAGGAGCCCGCCTGGCGCCCCGGCTACGTGATCCGCGGACCGGAGGAACTGCTCGTCACCTGGTGA
- a CDS encoding NUDIX hydrolase has translation MSSDNSSPFGADWADRVRALASGELVPVEARPAATVLLLRDLEAAPAGAGGGGAAREAAGPAVHMLRRRASMAFAAGAYAYPGGGVDPRDERPVRWAGPPLDWWARALGVPERQAQAVVCAAVRETFEEAGVLLAGPDGASVVADTTGERWEADRAALVAHDLAFADFLAARDLVLRSDLLAPWARWITPEFERRRYDTWFFLALLPPGQRTRDVSGEADRTVWLRPAEAVDGHARGEMAMLPPTLATLRSLLPYGGAAEALAAASGRDLTPVIARASLDDEGRVVLTWPGHDEFTREHS, from the coding sequence ATGAGCAGCGACAACAGTTCCCCCTTCGGTGCGGACTGGGCCGACCGCGTCCGCGCCCTGGCGAGCGGCGAACTGGTCCCGGTCGAGGCGCGCCCGGCCGCGACGGTCCTCCTGCTGCGCGACTTGGAGGCGGCGCCGGCCGGTGCGGGCGGCGGCGGTGCCGCGCGGGAAGCCGCCGGCCCGGCCGTCCACATGCTGCGGCGCCGCGCGTCCATGGCCTTCGCCGCGGGGGCGTACGCGTATCCGGGCGGCGGGGTCGATCCGCGGGACGAGCGGCCGGTGCGCTGGGCCGGGCCGCCGCTGGACTGGTGGGCGCGGGCCCTGGGCGTGCCCGAGCGCCAGGCGCAGGCGGTGGTCTGCGCGGCGGTCCGCGAGACCTTCGAGGAGGCCGGTGTGCTGCTGGCCGGCCCGGACGGCGCGAGCGTGGTCGCCGACACCACGGGGGAGCGGTGGGAGGCGGACCGCGCCGCGCTGGTCGCCCACGACCTCGCCTTCGCCGACTTCCTCGCCGCGCGCGACCTGGTGCTGCGCTCGGACCTGCTCGCCCCGTGGGCGCGATGGATCACCCCCGAGTTCGAGCGGCGGCGCTACGACACCTGGTTCTTCCTGGCCCTCCTGCCACCGGGCCAGCGCACGCGCGACGTCTCCGGCGAGGCGGACCGGACCGTCTGGCTGCGGCCCGCCGAGGCGGTGGACGGCCACGCCCGCGGCGAGATGGCGATGCTCCCGCCGACGCTGGCCACCCTCCGCTCGCTGCTGCCCTACGGCGGCGCCGCCGAGGCACTGGCCGCGGCGTCCGGCCGCGACCTGACGCCGGTCATCGCGCGGGCGTCGCTGGACGACGAGGGCCGGGTCGTCCTGACCTGGCCGGGCCACGACGAGTTCACCCGGGAGCATTCGTGA
- a CDS encoding adenylosuccinate synthase, protein MPALVLLGAQWGDEGKGKATDLLGGSVDYVVRYQGGNNAGHTVVVGDQKYALHLLPSGILSPDCVPVIGNGVVVDPKVLLSELSGLNERGVDTSKLLISGNAHLITPYHQTIDKVTERFLGNRKIGTTGRGIGPAYADKINRVGIRVQDLFDESILQQKVEAALQDKNQILVKIFNRRAITTEQVVEEYLGYAAQIKDFVTDTALVLNDALDAGKVVLMEGGQGTLLDVDHGTYPFVTSSNPTSGGACTGSGVGPTKITRVIGILKAYTTRVGSGPFPTELLDEDGDKLRTVGHEFGVTTGRDRRCGWFDAVIARYATRVNGLTDFFLTKLDILTGWERVPVCVAYEIDGRRVEELPYSQSDFHHAKPIYEYLPGWSEDITGAKSLDDLPKNAREYVRALEEMSGAPISAIGVGPGRNQTIEINSFL, encoded by the coding sequence GTGCCCGCACTTGTGCTGCTCGGTGCTCAGTGGGGTGACGAGGGCAAGGGGAAGGCCACCGACCTGCTCGGTGGCTCAGTGGACTACGTGGTGCGCTACCAGGGCGGCAACAACGCCGGTCACACGGTCGTCGTCGGCGACCAGAAGTACGCACTGCACCTGCTCCCCTCCGGAATCCTGTCACCGGACTGCGTCCCGGTGATCGGCAACGGCGTCGTCGTCGACCCGAAGGTCCTGCTCTCCGAGCTGAGCGGGCTGAACGAGCGCGGTGTCGACACGTCCAAACTGCTGATCAGCGGCAACGCCCACCTGATCACTCCCTACCACCAGACGATCGACAAGGTGACCGAGCGGTTCCTCGGCAACCGGAAGATCGGCACCACGGGACGCGGCATCGGGCCGGCGTACGCGGACAAGATCAACCGGGTCGGCATCCGGGTCCAGGACCTCTTCGACGAATCGATCCTCCAGCAGAAGGTCGAGGCCGCCCTCCAGGACAAGAACCAGATCCTGGTCAAGATCTTCAACCGGCGCGCCATCACCACCGAGCAGGTCGTCGAGGAGTACCTCGGCTACGCGGCGCAGATCAAGGACTTCGTCACCGACACCGCCCTGGTGCTGAACGACGCGCTGGACGCCGGCAAGGTGGTGCTCATGGAGGGCGGGCAGGGCACCCTCCTCGACGTCGACCACGGCACCTACCCCTTCGTCACCTCGTCGAACCCGACGTCCGGCGGCGCCTGCACCGGCAGCGGTGTGGGCCCCACCAAGATCACCCGGGTGATCGGCATCCTCAAGGCGTACACAACGCGTGTGGGCTCCGGACCGTTCCCCACCGAGCTGCTGGACGAGGACGGCGACAAGCTGCGCACCGTGGGCCACGAGTTCGGCGTCACCACCGGACGCGACCGCCGCTGCGGCTGGTTCGACGCGGTGATCGCCCGTTACGCCACCCGGGTCAACGGCCTCACCGACTTCTTCCTCACCAAGCTGGACATCCTCACCGGCTGGGAGCGCGTCCCGGTCTGCGTGGCCTACGAGATCGACGGCCGCCGGGTGGAGGAACTCCCCTACAGCCAGAGCGACTTCCACCACGCCAAGCCGATCTACGAGTACCTGCCCGGCTGGTCGGAGGACATCACCGGCGCCAAGTCCCTCGACGACCTGCCCAAGAACGCGCGGGAGTACGTCAGGGCGCTGGAGGAGATGTCGGGGGCGCCGATCTCGGCGATCGGGGTCGGTCCCGGCCGGAACCAGACGATCGAGATCAACTCCTTCCTCTGA
- a CDS encoding serine/threonine-protein kinase — protein MEELKADDPRWIGAYRLLGRLGVGGMGQVFLARSERGRTVAVKLVRPHLAEQDEFRSRFRREVGAARRVGGRWTAPVLDADTEAAVPWVATGYVPGPSLQQVVGKDHGPLPERSVRVLAAGLARALADIHGAGLVHRDLKPSNVMITIDGPRVIDFGIARALETVTDASLTGPGAMVGSPAFMSPEQVRGDRVTPACDVFCLGSVLAYAATGLQPFGAAGSGVHAQMFRIVQEPPDLDAVPEGLRDLVAACLTKDPQGRPSLAEVERMLAPAGADGPSGPEGPEGPEGPGRGDGPDGLEGGDGEPWLPGAIVAQLGRHAVRLLELEAEAEAPAESASGAAQTETPAEAQSAGPSSGPGGAPREDEAPPTAPPPPTAYAPTYTSWPERPSAPGTPAPAATAPGAAAPAGPAVAPPLPPAPSPSAPPAAPRRRRGSIAASVAALVLVAGGATAYVAVRDGGKDSAGPEPDPTASTHAPTPTGSGTRDAAPAGAGGFQDMVGTWRTSFTSDDNGDNTRTLTVHASGDVELSGDSASYACFWDMKVTADGPPVRLSPSKVVTGTPASSCSPGDASTLSLVDPTHLRRSDVDDGKAPLTYTKVTD, from the coding sequence ATGGAAGAGCTGAAGGCCGACGATCCACGCTGGATCGGCGCGTACCGCCTGCTGGGGAGGCTCGGCGTCGGCGGCATGGGCCAGGTGTTCCTGGCCAGGTCCGAGCGGGGCCGCACGGTCGCGGTGAAGCTGGTGCGGCCGCACCTGGCCGAGCAGGACGAGTTCCGCAGCCGGTTCCGGCGCGAGGTGGGCGCGGCCCGGCGCGTCGGCGGGCGCTGGACCGCGCCGGTGCTCGACGCCGACACCGAGGCCGCCGTCCCCTGGGTGGCCACCGGCTACGTGCCGGGCCCGTCGCTCCAGCAGGTCGTCGGCAAGGACCACGGGCCGCTGCCGGAGCGCTCGGTCCGGGTACTCGCGGCCGGGCTGGCCCGCGCGCTGGCCGACATCCACGGCGCGGGCCTGGTGCACCGCGACCTGAAGCCGTCGAACGTGATGATCACCATCGACGGCCCCCGGGTGATCGACTTCGGCATCGCCCGGGCCCTGGAGACGGTCACCGACGCGTCGCTGACCGGCCCGGGGGCGATGGTCGGGTCGCCCGCGTTCATGTCGCCCGAGCAGGTGCGGGGCGACCGGGTCACGCCCGCGTGCGACGTCTTCTGCCTCGGCTCGGTGCTGGCCTACGCCGCGACCGGCCTCCAGCCGTTCGGCGCGGCCGGCAGCGGGGTGCACGCCCAGATGTTCCGGATCGTGCAGGAGCCGCCGGACCTGGACGCCGTGCCGGAGGGGCTGCGCGACCTGGTGGCCGCCTGCCTGACGAAGGACCCGCAGGGGCGGCCGTCGCTCGCGGAGGTGGAGCGGATGCTCGCCCCGGCCGGCGCCGACGGCCCGTCGGGTCCGGAGGGTCCGGAGGGTCCGGAAGGCCCGGGGCGTGGCGACGGCCCGGACGGCCTGGAAGGCGGCGACGGGGAGCCCTGGCTGCCCGGGGCGATCGTCGCGCAGCTCGGGCGGCACGCGGTGCGGCTGCTGGAGCTGGAGGCCGAGGCGGAGGCACCGGCGGAGTCCGCCTCGGGCGCCGCGCAGACGGAGACGCCGGCCGAGGCACAGTCCGCCGGGCCGTCCAGCGGCCCGGGCGGTGCCCCGCGGGAGGACGAGGCGCCGCCGACCGCGCCGCCGCCCCCGACCGCCTACGCGCCGACGTACACCTCGTGGCCGGAACGTCCGAGCGCGCCCGGGACTCCGGCTCCCGCGGCGACAGCTCCCGGGGCAGCGGCTCCCGCAGGCCCGGCCGTCGCACCGCCCCTGCCGCCGGCGCCCTCGCCAAGCGCGCCGCCGGCGGCCCCGCGGCGCCGGCGCGGCTCGATCGCCGCCTCGGTCGCCGCCCTGGTCCTCGTGGCCGGCGGGGCCACCGCCTACGTCGCGGTGCGCGACGGCGGGAAGGACAGCGCGGGGCCAGAGCCGGACCCCACCGCGAGCACGCACGCGCCGACCCCGACCGGCAGCGGGACGCGGGATGCGGCGCCGGCGGGCGCCGGCGGGTTCCAGGACATGGTGGGCACCTGGCGGACGTCGTTCACCAGCGACGACAACGGCGACAACACGCGGACCCTGACCGTGCACGCGAGCGGCGACGTGGAGCTGTCGGGCGACAGCGCGTCGTACGCCTGCTTCTGGGACATGAAGGTCACCGCGGACGGGCCGCCGGTCCGGCTCAGCCCGTCGAAGGTGGTCACCGGCACGCCCGCGTCCTCCTGCTCCCCCGGCGACGCCAGCACGCTGAGCCTGGTCGACCCGACCCACCTGCGGCGCAGCGACGTCGACGACGGCAAGGCACCGCTGACGTACACCAAGGTCACCGACTGA